The Salvelinus fontinalis isolate EN_2023a chromosome 7, ASM2944872v1, whole genome shotgun sequence genomic sequence TGGAGCGAGACAGGGGagactggagggacagagagtgtgtttgtatgttaCAGCCCCTCTCAGCTGAGGGAGTGTGTCTGTCCTTTCAGATGGTCCCAGGGGCCAGAAGGGCTGCGAAGAGGGGACAGGGGGCATGAGTTGGGCACTCACCATCATTACTAAATCATATTCCCTTCCTTGCACAGTCATATGATATGATGGACCAAACCTTGGCTTATATTAAGACTTTTTCAAATTCATTCACAGTTGCTTTTGAGGGTTTTCTAGAGGATGTTTAGGAATTAGATTTGTCATAGCTACTATATTTCTGCTCAGTGACAGTGAGGTGTGTTCTCTCCCACACTAGGTGTAATGGGAAAATGAGTCACAGAACTATAATGTcagagaaagggagtgagagagagggtaaaTAACAGAgaatagaggggagagggaagtggATGAAGGAGTTAAGGAGAGAAGAGTGGAAGAGTGGGTGTATGGGAATATTGAATCACAAAGAATTTCTGCCAGATCAAAGCTAATCCTTATTTTAGGAAGGGTTTTTACTAATACCCCTGGTTGTCTTACCCCTCAAAGGCAGGGCTCTGtttatctttctctcttcatctgcctcttctctccctcttcttctccatcagtctctcagccctctctctcatccccttcaACTTTAAATTACAGATTTTTCTGCATTTGACTTGACTTTGACATGGTGGTAGAGAACGCAGAATGATTTAGAGAAACTAGGTCACGCGGATAGTGAGGAGAGAAGTGGGTATCGCGTCAGGACCAACTCAGAAAGATGCATTTTGCCTGGgaagggattgagggagagaggataagagaggggGGGATGCTAACCACTCCAAATGGGTTGTGTTAACAATGGATTCAGCAACCTAACGAGTCAGACACctttgtatcccaaatggcacactattccctaactagtgcactacttttgaacagggcctatagggaatgggatgccatttgggacaacttTTTTTTGTCTTTTCCACATGGACGTCTTCACAATGGCTGCAAGTCCATTACAACGTGGGAACAAACAGGTGTAAGAGCTGAGGGGTTTAACTTGACAAGATCTAATTTGGCAATACTGTTGACATGACTGTAGAGCTCTCCAATCTCCTTCCTGGACAGCTACCATCCTGTCGGTTTTCATTCCTCACACGATAGGAACTTATTTCCTCCAACGTTATAATGAAAAGGTACCTCTCGGTCCCAAACCACAAGTTTTCTGGAGACTTGTGGGAGGAGTGCTGATGAAGTCTCCCACTGTATGTGCTTTCAGTAGCCTGATTGTGTCCAGACTGAGGAGAAGTCCTGACCATCTCATGAAGTGGTCAGCCAGATCTGAACACAATCAGACCACAAAGCGACGTTTGTGCGTCTAGACCCTTCTTTTCAATGCAATATTTGTTTTCTGATAGCAGAAGTTGCATGTAAGGGTCAAGTGTAGACACTACCCCAGTTACTAAGACATGTGGCCAATACCGTACAAGCTACAGTGTCCCTATAAGGCTTAGAGATGGAAGAGGAAAGACAAATCTCAATTTACTTTGAGTCCAAACCTCATTTCACACTCCCAACTCACAGGAAAATAAAGCGTAGGAAGAGATCCTCATTAGCATTTTAACAGCAATATTTTGACAGAACCTAATCATCTGCAAATGTACATGGATTAACTAACATGGCTGATATGATTATGCAAGATGAAGTTTGTGAGTAAGAAAAACCAAAACAAACTTTCACAGAGCCTGTGCAAACTAATGGGGTATTAAACAGATCACAACACTTCCTTTGCACCTTTGGGAGTTCACCCTCACATTTCAAGTTCTCCATGAAAGCAGGCTGCTAAGAGAAGGACAAACTAATTTGCTTTCATGGAGGACTGACTTGAATTGTGAGGATGACCACACCATTTATTTTCACCATGAGGAAAACCTATTGGTTTTCAATCCAAAGTTGCAAAGAAATGTTGTGATCTGTTTAATTAACACTTAAGAGCCAAACAAAATTGATGAAAAAGTGGTGGTATAGCAGCAACAGCGGCATCTAGTGATCAAAATCTGATACTTCCACACTTCTTTATGGTAAATAATGCAGACGACTTCAAtgactaatttctctgaacagtgGGAAAAAAACATCAGATTCACAGGGAATACATTACATAGTATAAAGACACAATGCTCCAAACTGCATCTTTATAATACTTGTCAAgcatagagaactgatactgtatactggttgttgaggtgGGATTGCCGTGGGGGATCTGTGGGTTGCTTTTGACAAATATTTTTATTCCTCATGCCTTACTCATGGGTAGGATGAAGTTTGTTCCAAATCggatgttgggtactatatttatttaatATTATCTGAATCCTGTAAATTAAAATGggcaatttgggtgcaatcattTAGCTATATTTCcctgaaatcatttcaaatttaaacaaaataatgtttcagaaATGCCAATCCTACCTGTTTCTAAGTACAGgaacgatttcagaacaatctgagatggtaggtgtcatggcttgctgaaatgacatggaatgaaTCACtttgaccactgcgccacccggagccccaaggcactgcatcactacatcaccctggtttgaatccaggctggcTTGAATCAagtctgtatcacaaccagccgtgattgggagtcccgatCACAAttcacccagtgtgtgtgtgtgtctgtttgagtgtgtgtgtgtgtgtgtgtgtgtgtgtgtgtgtgtgtgtgtgtgtgtgtgtgtgtgtgtgtgtgtgtgtgtgtggcgcgcAGCCCAGGGGGAAATGAGGGAGACAAAGGCTGCctactaaatggcaccctattccccatttcccaagtctctggtcaaaagcagggcACTATAtttggaatagggtgctatttgggacacacgcAAAGCCAACATGCTCCTGCTGTTAGAAGTGATGCCACTTCTAAACACACACGctttgattttttttattttacaaggtaggccagttgagaacaagttctcatttacaactgcgacctggccaagataaagcaaagcagtgcgacaaaaacaacacacataaacaaacgtacagtcaataacacaatagaaatatCTATGTACAGTTGaccaaatgtagaagattagggaggtaaggcaataactaggccatagaggcgaaataattacattttagcattaacactggagtgatagatgtgcagatgatgatgtgcaagtagagatactggggtgcaaaagagcaagaagataaataacaatatggggaggaggtagttgggtgtgctatttacagattggctgtgtacaggtacattgatcggtaagctgctctaacAACTGATGATTAACATCTGAACCCTCTCTGACTCGTGGTCCTCTTCAGCCCATTAATGCTGCCGTCCTCTCTCTTGTTTCACAGATGAACCACCATGTGACCTTGATCGTCCTGTGACATCACACCGACACTGAGACGGCGGGTGGGTGGAAGGACACACACGGAGGGACGCAGAGCAGAGCACAGAGAGGAGAGCACAGGAGAGGCTACATACTTAAACAGCGCAGCTTTGCTCTGAGGAAGATTGTAGAGCCCCTTGTAGAGGATCTTGATACCATTTGGCTTTCTGCTAATACAGTCAAATAATAAGAGACTGTTCTTCTTGTCATCCTGGTTTGTGTTGCAGTACACTAAAACACCAGCCTTTTACAACAAAGGGTTCCCAGCACCTTTTCATTTGTTTACGCAAGAGGATAAGAGTTCTCGTTCTCGCCTCCTTCTGAAACTAGCCTTGTGAAAACCGCTTATTCTGTTCATAGTAAGTGAAACGAAACGTGAGCTTAACGGTCAGTCTGCTCGACCAGGCTATCAAGGACCCATAATAACAATCCATAACAAAATGGAGACTCTGTCTCTCTCGCAGGACTCCATCTTGGAGTGTCAGATCTGTTTTAACTACTACAGCCCGCGGCGGAGGCCCAAGCTGCTGGACTGCAGACACACGTGCTGCTCCGTGTGCCTGACCCAGATGAGGTCCAGCCAGAAAGAGATCCGATGCCCCTGGTGCCGCGGCGTCACCAAACTCCCCGCCGGCTTTTCCGTCTCCCAGCTCCCCGACGACCCCGACATCATCACCGTTATCGCCATTCCGCACGCCTCTGAGCACACGCCGGTCTATATCCGCCTGCCTAGCAACGGCTGCTACATGCTGCCCCTGCCCGTCGCCAAGGAAAGGGCACTGTTACCCGGCGAACTGGGCTGCCGGTTCTTGCCAGGTGGCAGTGGGCAGCAGAAGGTGGATGTGGCGGTGGTGGCTATGCCTGAGTTGCAGCCCTTGGGTCTGGGGATGAGTCTCGAAggcctggaggagacagagagaaggggagtcgggggaggtggtggtggaggggggaagGGCTCCACGTGGTCCGGGGTGTGTACAGTGATCCTGGTAGCCTGCGTCCTGCTCTTTCTCCTGGGAATCGTGCTCCACAACATGTCCTGTATCTCTAAGCGCTTTACTGTCATCTCCTGCGGCTGAAGGGAGGGGCCAGAAAGCATGTCAATTAACATGCCCCTCCCACCCCCTACTGTGGCTCCACCCCTCCTCAGCCAGGACAATGACGAGAATAAGCGATTTTACACATATCAGGGTTGGCCAAGGTAACTgccgacagacacacagagggtgacagggagagagaaagagaggacaacCACGAACAAACTAGGGAAAGAAACTTGCCTCCAATTGTTGACTTGGAGTTATTCTGGATACAAATGCAAATACTCTCTCCCTCTGATTTGGGGTACCCTGTGGACCTATGGACCTGGGGCCTATGGTAATTCGCCATGGCTGATATGTCCTGGTCTGTTTCTTTCTGTGGTCAGTAGAGTTACTTCAGTCAGTGATCATGTTGTTTAGCTAAGTGTCAGTACTGAGTACATATCTCCAGCTGGAGCTGCAATATACAGTGTTAGGACTTTTTGGCAGACCTGCGATcaaatactttcaaaatctttTCAAAAACTTTAAGGGATTGCTTGAGTCTGTCTGGAGTGACAGGTGGGCAGGGTTTGGCGTTTTGGGACTTTTCTATTGGTTTATTAAGCAAGGCGAGTATAAACAGGCACAGATTTATTTTACATTGATTTTTCAAGTAATTGAAACCCAGATCTGCTTCTAGGCTGCTTTTGTCTTTGCTGCGATTTAGCAGTGTATACATTAACTATGTACAGTCCACCGAACCACCTTTGGCCAAGTGTTGTTCATAAAGGGACTGAACAATCAATACTGGTGGTGGTGGATCACTGTGggatgtgtccaaaatggcaccctattcctcatATAGTGCtctat encodes the following:
- the LOC129859452 gene encoding E3 ubiquitin-protein ligase RNF152-like, producing METLSLSQDSILECQICFNYYSPRRRPKLLDCRHTCCSVCLTQMRSSQKEIRCPWCRGVTKLPAGFSVSQLPDDPDIITVIAIPHASEHTPVYIRLPSNGCYMLPLPVAKERALLPGELGCRFLPGGSGQQKVDVAVVAMPELQPLGLGMSLEGLEETERRGVGGGGGGGGKGSTWSGVCTVILVACVLLFLLGIVLHNMSCISKRFTVISCG